DNA sequence from the Marinilongibacter aquaticus genome:
ATTGGTATAGATGGTGGAAAATGCGAAGAGTTCCCGCAAGGTTTCTTGAGAATAGAAGTAAAGGATACGGGAGTTGGGATAGACGAGAGCGAAAGGGGAACGATTTTCGATCGATTTGCTCAATCGGTGGGGTCTACGGTTGAAAACAGCACTGGAATTGGTCTGGATATTGCCAGAGGTTTCGTGAATTTGCATAAGGGCAGCATCTCCGTGCAAAGCCAGAAAGGTGTGGGCTCCAATTTTATTGTGCGGCTTCCTTTGGGTTCCGCACATATTGATGAAGAGCAGGTTGTCTTAGATTTTATGCACAGTGAATCTGAAATGCACTATCGGAAAGCCGAATTGGAAAGCTCCCTGGTGCACTCCGACATTGGTGAAAGGGACAAATCAGATTGCCCACTTGTGTTGATTGTTGAAGATAATCTTGACATTCGGGCCTACTTGGTTGGGATATTCGGTGCGAATTATAGGATTGTTACCGCCACAAATGGAGAAGAGGGGACGGAGAGGGCATTGGAGTTCATCCCGGACTTGATAATAAGTGATGTGATGATGCCTAGAATGAATGGGATCGAAATGTGCAGTTTGTTGAAGAGGGATTTTAAAACCAGTCACATCCCTATTATTTTACTTTCTGCTCGGACATCCCTCATATTCAAAGTGAACGGTCTGGAAACAGGGGCGGATGATTACGTGGGCAAACCTTTTACGCCCCAAATATTGGAACTCAAGGTCAAAAACCTTTTGGAAAATAGAAGGCGGTTGAGAGAAAAGTTTGTCAAGGAGTTTAATTTGAGCCCCAAGGAATTGACAGTGAATACGGCGGACGAACGTTTTCTCGAAATTCTGATCGAGGGCATAGAGAAGAATATGAAGAACCCGGATTTTGGCATCGAATTTTTGGGAAGAGAGGTGAAAATGACACGTGGTCATTTGTATCGCAAGATCAAAGCGATTACGGATATGACGGCTTCAGAGTTCGTGCGTTCCGTAAGATTGAGGCACGCAGCTCACCTTTTGCGAAATAGCCTTTTGAACGTAAACGAAATCTGCTTTGAGATAGGCTTTCAGGATCCGAACTATTATAGAAAGTGTTTCAAAAAAATGTATGGGGTTTCGCCGAGTGAGTACCGCGAAAACCCTGCGAAATATCCAGCCCTGCATTAGGCATCGTGTCCGCTGAAATAAGGATGCTTTTGTTCCATAATTAGGGATAGATCTGATAAAATACAAGAGAATACCTTTGATAAGAAATGAAGTTTTTTTTGATTTTAAGGTTTAATTCAGCCAGGGACTCGTCTTGCTCACGGCCATTGCCCGTGTATACAACGGGTTTTTCCACACGGACGGTCTGGCCTTGTGGAAATCATAAATGATTTGATCAAGAAAACGTTGGTGGATCCCATTTACTGCGATGCCCGAAACGTCGAGCATCAAGCGAATGGTCTGATGACGAACGCGGGCAACTGGATTTACAATGCCAAAAGCAATTTCGGATACCTACGCGTAAAGGGGAAGTGGCCGAAATAGCCCCGTTCGTATCGGGGACAGTGGGGATTGACAAAGGACTACTTCGGAGGGGTCGCTCTAAAAAGAAAGGAGACTGAATCATCTCAATATGAGTCAGCCTCTTTCTTTTTTCGGTTGGGTAGATTTTAATATCCAGGATTCTGTTCAACGTTATTACTTGCTAAATCGAGTTCGCTTAGCGGTAAGGGCCGCAATAGATGTTTGGCTTCTAAGCCTCCCGCTACCCTTGTCCATGGATTGTGTTTTTTTACACGTTCTATCAGTTTCTCGGTGCGTTTAAGGTCATACCATCGCATATATTCACCCATAAACTCTCGGGCTCTTTCGTCTAAAATCATATCGATATCCAGTGTGCCGGCCGTGGCCCTGTATGATTTTGAGCTCATTGAACTTACGTCCTCGGGAAAGGCAGCCTGTTGGGGCTCTTGACCTTTTTTGCTGCCCAACGCCCTGTCCAAAACAGCATTGTAATAAACTTCGGCAGAGGCAAGATTTCCACCTGTCGCTCCCTTTAACTTGGCTTCCGCGGCTATCAGGTAGGCTTCTGCCGAGCGGAAAAGTGCAAAATCAAAGGTGCCGAAGCCGTCACCATATTCAATTCCTGGTTCCCAGAATTTCCACATCATCATGGCCCTGTTTATCCCGTGGTAATTGGTTTTGGGATTGTCTCCAAACTCATCCGCATTCAGGACGGAATAGGATTTTGTCCCCCCATCTACATCTAGACCGCGATCGCTTATTTCTTTAACCGGATTATTCCAAGGTCTGAATTCCATGGTGACATCACCAGTTTTTATGGCGACTTTGACACCGGGTCTTGCTTCGAAATCCGGGGCATCTTGGAGTGCGTAAATCTTTTCTACGAAGTTGTGCTGATAGCGGCTGTCCATTTCTGGATCGAAGAGGCGATATACTGAAGGGGTGACGTTGTGAATATTCAGGAAACGATTGTATTGTCCGGTGCGTCCGGATGGAGCCCCTGGAGTATCACTGGGGTCATTGCCAAAAACCGAGTGCAAGTCATTGCCGACTAAGGCGTTGGGGTTTGCCGCATCGCCACCGTTTGTAAGGCGATTTTCGTTGAATTGTACGGCAAAAACAACCTCACTGTTTTTTGCATTTTGAGTAGATGGGCTGTTTGTTTCCAAAAGGGGGTTCTCTGAGCGTTTTGGAAATAAATCTTCATAATTGTCCAACATTGGATAGTCTGAGATGACTTTGTCGGCGTAGGCCAATGCTTGATTGAAATCTGCCGCGGAACCACCAAGGGCACCGTTGAAGTTCCATCCACGCGTTAAATAGACCTTAGAAAGTAGAAACTGTGCCGCTCCCTTTGATGCACGCCCCCATTCTGTGTTGCTTTGGGTTGGAAGGTTGCTTTCGGCATCTGTCAGATCTTTGATTATTTGAGTGTATACATCGGCCGACGCCACTCTAGTAACCACTTTGTTGGCAGTGGTGGTCTCTTCCAAGGGCATGGGCACATCTCCCCATTGTTGAACGAGGTAAAATAGCATCAGTGCCCGTATAAACTTAGCTTCACTCACTCTGATGCTCTTTGTGTTTTCATTCATGTCCTCTACAAATTCCGCCCTGCTGATCACGGTATTTGCACGGTTCAACTCAAGATAGAGAAGGTTCCAAAGTGTCGATATTTCTGGCAGTGTTGACGAGAAGCCGACATTGTATAAATCGACCGGGCTACCGGTGGGACCTGCGTCGCTCCATCCCGAATTGGCCGCGAAAAGGTCAGTACCGTTTAGCACCAGAGACCTTTGTTGGGTGATGTCTCTCAAAAGGGGGTAAACGGACCGTGTTAAGTCTTCAAAGCCGACGGCCGTATTGTAATAGTTGTCGGCTGTTTGATTGGCAATCGATTCTTCGTCCAAGAAATCTTTGCAGCCTAAATTAACCGAAGCGATCAGTAGAAGGGCAAGGAATTGCCATTTTATATGTTTTTTCATTTTCATCATTTTTAAGAGTGGTGTTTAAAACGATACGTTTAACCCTATCAGAATGGTCATTGACGACACGTCATCGTTTGCGGTATTTGAATTGTATTCAGGATTGAAATTTATAAAGTCGGTGATCACCAAAGGGTTGCTCACCTGGCCATAAATCCTGAAATTCGAGAACTTTATTTTGTCCATCAAACCACTTGGGAGAGTATATCCTAAAGTCACGTCAGACAGCCGGACAAAGTCAGCCTTTTGGTTGGAGATGGCCTGGCGAGTGTTTCCGGCCCCGGGTCCATTCAGACCGAAATAAGTATTGCTCGGATTAGTACTGGTCCAGATGTCCAATTCGGCAGAACTGTTATATCTGTCGCTGTGCACCTCTCCAAATGTGCCGTTCAAGTAATTGTTGCTATACATCAAACCGCGTCTGGAATACAAGAAGAATGAAAAATCAATGTTCTTGTAATACAGTTTGTTTCTGAAACCGAGTAATATATCGGGCGTTTGTTTGCCCACGATGGTTCGGTCCTTATCGGTGATGGCTCCGTCATTGTCCAAATCCTTTATTTTCACATTCCCTGGATAATATCCGTAGGTCAAAGCTTTTTCTGCTTCGTCCATTTGCCAAATGCCATCGAAAACCCAACTGTATATAGGGAAAACGGATTGACCGACGAATCTCAGGTTCCCTATGTCTTCCGTGATGCCGCCGGCCAGTTTGGTCACTCTGTCTTTGTTTTTTGTAAGCGTCAAAGTACTCGTCCACCTGAAGTTCCTTTTGTGAACGTTCACTGTGTTGAGAGTGAGTTCTATCCCCTTGTTTTGGATTTCGCCCACATTGGCCACCACATCGCTGAAACCCGTAGAGTTTGGCAATTTGTCGCCAATGATCAGGTCTACGGTTTTTCTGTCGTATACTTCGATTTCTCCTGAAATTCTGTTCTTGAAGAAACCGAAATTCAGGCCGAAGTTCAGTTCTTTGCTTTTTTCATAGACTAAGCTCTTATTGGCCAGGCTATTAATGGCAAATCCATTTGCCGTTGCACCGTCGAAATCATAGTAAGTTTGACTAATGGTGGCCTGCGTTTCATAGGGCCTTACCGAAGAGGCATTGCCTACTATACCATAACTAAGCCTTAGTTTCAAGTTGGAAATCCAATTGATATTATTGATGAAGGCTTCGTCACTCAAACGCCAGGCCAGGGCTGCGGACGGATAGAAAATCCATTTATTGCCTGGAGAAAGCTGCGAAGCACCATCCGATCGGCCTGTTATCGTCAAAAGGTACTTGTCTTGGAAAGAATAATTGATTCTGCCCATAAATGAAAGAAGTGATTTCTGGGTTAAGCCCGTACGGTATGCAGTGATAGAACCGGTACCGAGGTTGTGCCAAAGAGAGCGATAAGGCAGCTTTTCGGCAGCGGTGAATGAATTGTCTTCGTTTTGACGAAATACACTCTGTAACCCTGTGATTTTCAGGGCATGGGGGCCTGTGTCCAGATCATAAGTAATGATATTGTCCCAAGTGTAAGATAGTGCGTTGTTGGTGGCGTATTGGGCTTTGTTCCCGTTTGTGCCCTTTTGAGATTTGGTGTAATTTCCCCAATACTCCCCGTCTCGCTTGTTGTTTGAGGAGGCTGATATGGAGGAGCGGATGGCCAAGCCTTTCACCGGAGCATATTCTATAAAGCCGTTGGCCAAAATACTGTTTTCTTGAATTTGGTGACGGGCATTGTCCCGATCCAATTCAGTTAGTGGATTAATTACCTGATTGTCTTTAATGCCCATGTAGAATGCTTTTCCTTTAAGCTCTATGTCATTGCTTTTATCGGCCTCTGCCAAATCATCGTACAAGAGGGTGCCGGTAGGTCTTGCACGGAAAGCAGACCGCATTACTTCGGATGTGGGTAAATTGGTTTCGCTGTAGGTGGCGTATGAGGTGAACCCTACTTTTACCTTTTCCATTATTTTGCTCTCCAAACCTGCATTTAGACTGTATCGGCTGAAATTGGTGCCAATGGTTACACCGCCCTCTTTTAGGTAACCACCAGAAAAATTATAGGTCGTGTTGTCGTTTCCACCGGTTACGGATACCGTGTGACTGGTTTGAATGGCGGGGTCGGTAACCTGATCTATCCAATTCACCGATCTTCCATTCTCTATATTTGCAAGTTCGGATTCCGTCCAGCCCCTTGGTTTGGGAATATTAATCCCCAAAGCTGCCGCGTCCTCCAGTTTTGTGACTTGGTAGGCCTGATAGAATTGCTGGGCGGACATCATGGCCGGTACGTGTGCGGGCCTTTTGGAACCCACATAAGAGTTGTAGGACACTTTGGGCTTGCCCGTATTGCCTTTGTAGGTCGTGATGAGAATCACGCCATTGGCTCCTCGAGAACCATATATTGCAGTGGATGAAGCGTCCTTGAGAACATCCATCGAAGCGATGTCCGCAGGGTTCAGACTATTTATATTGCCTCCCATTACTCCGTCGATGACAACTAAAGGAGAATTTAGATCACTGTCAAAATTGCTGACACCGCGAATCGTGATGTCAAAACCTGAACCGGGCCTTCCGTTTACACGGGTGATGTTTACACCGGCCACTTGCCCCTGCAATGCATTGGCGGCCTGTACCGGATTTGCTCGTACGATGTCCTTTGACTGAATTGTGCCTACAGCCCCGGTCAGGTCCTTTTTCTTTTGGGTTCCATAACCTACGACAACCACTTCTGACAACTGCTCGTTGGAGGGCGAGAGTTGTACGTCTATCTCATTTCTTCCCGATACGGCTACTTCTTGGCTTAGGTAACCTATGTAGGAGATGATTAAGACCACCTCGGTACCGGTTGCCTGAATGCTGAAATTTCCATTTATATCCGTGACCGTACCCAGATTCGTGCCTTTAATGATGACCGAAGCTCCTGGGATGCCTTCATTGTTTTCATCGGTGACTCTACCGGTAAGTTCGACATCGAGCACCGCTTTTCTGGAGAGGCTGTTCTTTTGCGTCGACGCACGAGTTGCGGCCAAGGTAGGCAGGGCTATCAGAGCGAGGAGAACACACAGGATTTGTAGTCCATACCTCTTCGAGTTTTCAGGTAATGATAGTCTCATAGTTTACAATTGATGGTTGATAATTTTTAAAGAATAAAAGCTTGAAACGCGTTGAACGGCCATTGTTTCTCGCTTGGGTTTAATTGTTAATAATTCAATATTCGATTCGATAAAAGTAAGATTTAGCCATCTCCGGGTAAAGTTCTTTTTGTATCAATGAAGAGGGTAAATGTACTTTTTGGGTTTGAAAAATGCATTTTGGTCAATGAATATTGATATAGAAGGAGGTGGAACGGTATTTTGAGGAGCGGAACTGCTTTCGCTTACCAGTACATATTTACAATCGTGATTGAATTGCGAAACAGTGGGGTCTTGCGAGGAGGTCGGAGAACTTCGAACTGCCGACAATCCGGCAAAATGTTTTTTGAATCCAGGGGATGAATCGATCAACATCTGTGGATTGCAGATCACTTCATAATGAATCGGGCAAATGTGGATATTCGGGTATTGGAGTTGTGTAGGAACGGTAATATCTCTAGCTTCGAAGGGTGTGGAAACGCCCCGGGCCAGGGATGGGTTTCGTGCCTGATTCATTATGGGGTGAATACAAGTACCAATTGATTCTTATCTTAAGATGCCTGGGAAAACTGGAATAAAGATGGCAACGAATTCAGGTCGCACAATATACCCATTTGATGTAATAAATAAACTCGGCTTCTCTACTGGTCAGATGGAAAGTGTCATGATGATGAATTCTTTGAACTTATAAGGAGTCTTTTGTATTAATTGATAGCTAATACGAATTAATCGTATATTATACACAATAGTTCTTTCAATTAATACTACCTTTACATCATCCTTTTCACACGTATAGAAATACTACGCTATAATTGCAACGGTGGTTTCCGTTTGACTTCGATCCCTCAAGGTCTGTTTGATACCGTTCCCCGCCCCCCTGTGATCATTATTGGTAATTCATAATCAAGGAGGTCAATGTATTCATTGTCAAAATGGCAAATGCATACAAGAAATCATTTAAATATATTGCGATATTAAAAGACTAAGCTTCTCAAAGCTACCGCAAGAGGGTTTTTCACAGACATTGAAAGACCGGGTAGCACTGTACATGAAACAGAATGGCAAAAGCCGCTTTGGCGGCCCGGTCATGATCTACAAGACCATACTGATGCTATTGCTGTTCTTTGTCCCGCTCCTTCTTGTTTCTTTCGGTAATTTCAACAACCCGGCAATGCTTTTTTTCCTGTACTTGGTTAGCGGTGCGGGCATGGCCGGTGTGGGGATGTGCGTAATGCACGACGCCCTTCATGGTACATATTCTCGGAATACGAAACTGAACGAATTGATGGGTTACACCCTTAATCTGGTAGGAGGGAATAGAGATATCTGGAAAATGCAGCACAATGTACTGCATCATAGCTTCACGAACGTGGAAGAACATGACGATGATATAAATGCACCTTATTTTTTACGTTTTTCTCCGCATGCCATCCAAAGGCCTTTGCATCGTTTTCAGCACCTTTACGCATGGTTTTTCTACGGCCTGTCTACCATTTTCGGCGTAACGGGCAAAGATTTTGTAAAAGTGAGCAGATACAAAAAATATGGCTTGATAAAGGATAAAAAATCGCATAGGAAATTATTGACAAAAATCATTTTCTGGAAAATCGTGTATTTTTCGTACAGTTTGGTACTGCCTGTAATGTTTAGCCCGTATAGTTTGGGAATGATTTTGATGGCTTTTTTTGCGATGCACTTTGCTACGGGCTTGGTCATTACCCTTATTTTTCAAACAGCCCACATTATTCCCAAAGCAGAATTTCCCTTGCCCAACTCAAGCGGGCATTTTATAAAGGATAGGTGGGCACATCAAATGGAGACAACTTGTAATTTTGCACCCGGCAACAAGACGATGACTTGGTTGACGGGAGGGTTGAACCATCAAATAGAACATCATTTATTTCCGCACATTTCGCATATTCATTATGGCGAAATTTCCAAGATCGTAAAAAGCACGGCGAAGGAGTATGGTATACCTTATCATTCGTACCCGACACTTTCTTCGGCCATCAAACACCATTTTATGATGCTTCATGACTTGGGGCAAAGAGCTTAAAACCACATACTTTTTAGAACAGAACGAACAATTAAATTTTTAAAATGAAAGAAGGAACAGTTAAGTTTTTCAACAGTCAAAAAGGATTCGGTTTCATAAAACCATCCGATTCGGACAAGGATGTTTTTGTCCACGAAAGCGGCCTTATTGATGAAATAAGAGAAAACGACAAAGTAGAATACGAAGTTGAACAGGGCAAAAAGGGCCCCAACGCCTTTAATGTATCCGTGATATATTAAAGGATTCTGGTACTTGTACAGGCCGGCAAAAGTTTACTGTCGGCCTGTATTTCAACGGATTGCCAATCTGCATAAGAGACTTTAAAACTGTTTTAAAGCTGGGCTTTTTTTCGTATATTTAGATAGCTTCTAAAATCGCCCCTACAATTCTTCTCCTTTCTAGTCTTTTTGATCGATTGTGGATCAGACAATAATAGTCGGTATCATCGAGGTAAGAGAAAGCCGTTCATTAAACAGTACATTTAAACGCAAATACCATGGAACAAATAGTGCGAGTCTGGTTTTATTCCGGACAATCTGAAAAGGAAAGGGATTCATTGATCAAACGAAAAATGAACGGCTTGCTCAAGAGGTATTCGAACTTATATAAGATCAAGAGCCAGGGTCTTTTCAATACAGGAAACAAAAAAATTGCCGATACTCCCGAGGGTAGGGATGCTTCACTTATGGATGCCGATTATTATAAGTTTACGCTGAGGAAAAGAGATACGGGGCTTGAATAAATCGGTTGATTGTGTACCTCCCGAGTATGTTTGGTGTAATGAAGAACTTGAAACCACTTAATACTTACTGGAGCTTCGGGCTCATTGGGACTAGTCCAAAGCTAAGGCGGATTATAGTATTTCTTTCAAAGTGTGGTACAGCAATATCATAAGTGATGCCATAGTTGTCTTTTGGCATACTGATTGGCCTTGTCGGCAAGAATTTTCAGAAAGTGGAAGCTTGTCAACCAAAGACCGTATGAAAAAGTATAATAGCTTAGTAAGAAGGATGATAAAATATGGAAGTTATTATGGATTGATGCCGTATTGATGCTGATCGATGTATAAAGTTGAAAGTCTTTGGCGTTTTTCCCCTTCAAACCGAATTTTCAAAAACGGAGAAAAGTGAACTGCTCGATTCACTCTTTGTTAAGGGTTGTCTGGATGTGAGCCCTAGATTTAAATCTTTTCTACGGATTTGATATCCATATTTTGGTGTAAAATCCTTCCTGTTCCTGACGGCTGACTTTACCCTTTCAATGATTTCGATCGCAGGCTTTTGAAGCAAGTGCGGACTTTTGGGGCAAGGGCCAAATTCAACATTTTGTCATCTCCCGATATATTCGGTTTTGGCCTGTGTTTGTGTCTAAAGGATGAATATCATATA
Encoded proteins:
- a CDS encoding RagB/SusD family nutrient uptake outer membrane protein encodes the protein MKKHIKWQFLALLLIASVNLGCKDFLDEESIANQTADNYYNTAVGFEDLTRSVYPLLRDITQQRSLVLNGTDLFAANSGWSDAGPTGSPVDLYNVGFSSTLPEISTLWNLLYLELNRANTVISRAEFVEDMNENTKSIRVSEAKFIRALMLFYLVQQWGDVPMPLEETTTANKVVTRVASADVYTQIIKDLTDAESNLPTQSNTEWGRASKGAAQFLLSKVYLTRGWNFNGALGGSAADFNQALAYADKVISDYPMLDNYEDLFPKRSENPLLETNSPSTQNAKNSEVVFAVQFNENRLTNGGDAANPNALVGNDLHSVFGNDPSDTPGAPSGRTGQYNRFLNIHNVTPSVYRLFDPEMDSRYQHNFVEKIYALQDAPDFEARPGVKVAIKTGDVTMEFRPWNNPVKEISDRGLDVDGGTKSYSVLNADEFGDNPKTNYHGINRAMMMWKFWEPGIEYGDGFGTFDFALFRSAEAYLIAAEAKLKGATGGNLASAEVYYNAVLDRALGSKKGQEPQQAAFPEDVSSMSSKSYRATAGTLDIDMILDERAREFMGEYMRWYDLKRTEKLIERVKKHNPWTRVAGGLEAKHLLRPLPLSELDLASNNVEQNPGY
- a CDS encoding SusC/RagA family TonB-linked outer membrane protein, whose translation is MRLSLPENSKRYGLQILCVLLALIALPTLAATRASTQKNSLSRKAVLDVELTGRVTDENNEGIPGASVIIKGTNLGTVTDINGNFSIQATGTEVVLIISYIGYLSQEVAVSGRNEIDVQLSPSNEQLSEVVVVGYGTQKKKDLTGAVGTIQSKDIVRANPVQAANALQGQVAGVNITRVNGRPGSGFDITIRGVSNFDSDLNSPLVVIDGVMGGNINSLNPADIASMDVLKDASSTAIYGSRGANGVILITTYKGNTGKPKVSYNSYVGSKRPAHVPAMMSAQQFYQAYQVTKLEDAAALGINIPKPRGWTESELANIENGRSVNWIDQVTDPAIQTSHTVSVTGGNDNTTYNFSGGYLKEGGVTIGTNFSRYSLNAGLESKIMEKVKVGFTSYATYSETNLPTSEVMRSAFRARPTGTLLYDDLAEADKSNDIELKGKAFYMGIKDNQVINPLTELDRDNARHQIQENSILANGFIEYAPVKGLAIRSSISASSNNKRDGEYWGNYTKSQKGTNGNKAQYATNNALSYTWDNIITYDLDTGPHALKITGLQSVFRQNEDNSFTAAEKLPYRSLWHNLGTGSITAYRTGLTQKSLLSFMGRINYSFQDKYLLTITGRSDGASQLSPGNKWIFYPSAALAWRLSDEAFINNINWISNLKLRLSYGIVGNASSVRPYETQATISQTYYDFDGATANGFAINSLANKSLVYEKSKELNFGLNFGFFKNRISGEIEVYDRKTVDLIIGDKLPNSTGFSDVVANVGEIQNKGIELTLNTVNVHKRNFRWTSTLTLTKNKDRVTKLAGGITEDIGNLRFVGQSVFPIYSWVFDGIWQMDEAEKALTYGYYPGNVKIKDLDNDGAITDKDRTIVGKQTPDILLGFRNKLYYKNIDFSFFLYSRRGLMYSNNYLNGTFGEVHSDRYNSSAELDIWTSTNPSNTYFGLNGPGAGNTRQAISNQKADFVRLSDVTLGYTLPSGLMDKIKFSNFRIYGQVSNPLVITDFINFNPEYNSNTANDDVSSMTILIGLNVSF
- a CDS encoding fatty acid desaturase family protein; translation: MLFFLYLVSGAGMAGVGMCVMHDALHGTYSRNTKLNELMGYTLNLVGGNRDIWKMQHNVLHHSFTNVEEHDDDINAPYFLRFSPHAIQRPLHRFQHLYAWFFYGLSTIFGVTGKDFVKVSRYKKYGLIKDKKSHRKLLTKIIFWKIVYFSYSLVLPVMFSPYSLGMILMAFFAMHFATGLVITLIFQTAHIIPKAEFPLPNSSGHFIKDRWAHQMETTCNFAPGNKTMTWLTGGLNHQIEHHLFPHISHIHYGEISKIVKSTAKEYGIPYHSYPTLSSAIKHHFMMLHDLGQRA
- a CDS encoding cold-shock protein, which translates into the protein MKEGTVKFFNSQKGFGFIKPSDSDKDVFVHESGLIDEIRENDKVEYEVEQGKKGPNAFNVSVIY